A DNA window from Coffea arabica cultivar ET-39 chromosome 6c, Coffea Arabica ET-39 HiFi, whole genome shotgun sequence contains the following coding sequences:
- the LOC113697452 gene encoding actin-depolymerizing factor 1, giving the protein MANAASGMAVHDDCKLRFLELKAKRTYRFIVYKIEEKQKQVVVEKVGEPTKSYEDFTASLPVDECRYAVYDFDFVTAENCQKSRIFFIAWSPDTSRVRSKMIYASSKDRFKRELDGIQVELQATDPTEMGLDVIKSRAS; this is encoded by the exons ATG GCCAACGCAGCATCTGGGATGGCTGTGCATGACGATTGCAAGTTAAGGTTCTTGGAGCTGAAAGCAAAAAGAACTTACCGTTTCATTGTTTACAAGATTGAGGAGAAACAGAAGCAGGTGGTCGTTGAGAAGGTTGGTGAGCCGACCAAAAGTTACGAGGACTTCACTGCAAGTCTTCCTGTGGATGAATGTCGCTATGCTGTCTatgattttgattttgtgacTGCAGAGAATTGCCAGAAAAGCAggattttcttcattgcatg GTCTCCTGACACATCAAGGGTGAGAAGCAAGATGATTTATGCAAGCTCAAAAGACAGGTTCAAGAGAGAGCTGGATGGAATCCAGGTCGAATTGCAAGCTACAGACCCAACTGAAATGGGACTTGATGTTATAAAAAGTCGTGCCAGCTAA